A genome region from Paenibacillus pabuli includes the following:
- a CDS encoding sugar ABC transporter ATP-binding protein, translating into MTTAPILLQMEHIHKQFAGIPALKDVDFSVKGGEIHALLGANGAGKSTLMKILSGAYQLDQGLIRLNDQHLRLNSPGDAKANGIHCVYQEVDAALVPQLTAAENIMLDQLASPVGGWWKSPRKLQQRAFEALKELGADIAVQQKVADLTLAEKQMILLARILIQEAKVIIFDEPTAPLSQEETDAFFRIVHLLKERGVACIFITHRLAEVTGHCDRVTVMRDGQHVFTGEARGLTVNDLVTQMLGKPFEEEFPKTEAPIGEVIFEARGLHRGIKVKGVDLSVRRGEVLAVVGLVGAGKTECSRLLIGADQLEKGDIRLNERPLRFSQPADAAASGIVSVPEERRKQGILIQENVERNLSLPLLGRLSTFGFVSRKKERENAESLVQQLGIKMSSVRQEVKYLSGGNQQKVAIGKWLNVDADVFIFDEPTKGVDIGAKSDIFRIINELALAGKAVIYFTCELDEGLGIGDRIAVMCEGKIVKEFKRGETNQEQLLYYASGGQEVQG; encoded by the coding sequence ATGACAACCGCACCAATTTTGCTTCAAATGGAACATATTCATAAGCAGTTTGCAGGCATTCCTGCACTTAAAGACGTTGATTTCTCTGTAAAAGGTGGAGAGATTCATGCACTGCTAGGCGCCAATGGAGCAGGAAAAAGTACCTTGATGAAAATTCTGTCGGGTGCCTACCAACTGGATCAGGGCCTGATTCGTTTAAATGATCAGCATTTACGTCTAAATTCACCGGGGGACGCTAAGGCAAACGGGATTCACTGTGTCTATCAGGAGGTCGATGCTGCACTGGTACCGCAGCTGACGGCAGCTGAGAACATTATGCTGGACCAGCTGGCTTCACCAGTCGGTGGATGGTGGAAGAGCCCGCGTAAGCTCCAGCAGCGTGCGTTTGAAGCCCTTAAGGAATTGGGAGCAGACATTGCCGTTCAACAAAAGGTAGCGGACCTTACACTTGCAGAGAAACAGATGATTCTGCTGGCGCGCATCCTGATTCAGGAGGCCAAGGTGATTATATTTGATGAACCGACTGCTCCGCTGAGCCAGGAAGAAACCGATGCTTTTTTCCGAATCGTTCATCTGTTAAAAGAGCGAGGAGTAGCGTGCATATTTATTACCCACCGGCTAGCTGAGGTAACTGGGCATTGTGATCGAGTGACCGTCATGAGGGATGGACAGCATGTATTTACGGGTGAGGCGCGTGGACTTACCGTTAATGATCTGGTCACACAAATGCTGGGCAAGCCATTCGAAGAGGAATTTCCGAAGACAGAAGCACCTATTGGCGAAGTGATATTTGAAGCACGTGGACTGCACCGGGGAATCAAGGTCAAGGGAGTTGATTTGTCTGTACGCCGCGGTGAGGTCCTGGCTGTTGTCGGTCTGGTCGGTGCTGGCAAAACGGAATGCTCTCGTCTTCTGATTGGAGCAGACCAACTGGAGAAAGGGGATATCCGCTTAAACGAAAGGCCGCTTCGCTTCTCACAGCCCGCGGATGCTGCAGCTTCAGGCATTGTTTCCGTACCCGAAGAACGTCGCAAACAGGGGATTCTCATTCAGGAAAATGTGGAACGAAATCTGAGTTTGCCCTTGCTCGGACGTCTTAGTACATTCGGATTCGTGAGTCGCAAAAAGGAGCGGGAAAACGCGGAATCACTGGTTCAACAGCTCGGCATTAAAATGTCCTCGGTACGCCAGGAAGTGAAGTATCTAAGCGGAGGTAACCAGCAGAAGGTAGCAATCGGCAAATGGCTGAATGTGGACGCTGATGTCTTTATATTTGATGAACCCACCAAAGGGGTGGATATTGGAGCCAAAAGTGACATCTTCCGTATCATTAACGAGCTGGCTTTGGCAGGCAAGGCGGTCATCTATTTCACATGTGAGCTGGACGAGGGACTTGGTATTGGAGACCGGATTGCAGTGATGTGTGAAGGGAAAATCGTAAAAGAATTCAAGCGTGGCGAGACTAACCAAGAACAGCTGCTATACTACGCAAGCGGTGGACAAGAGGTGCAGGGATGA
- a CDS encoding ABC transporter permease, with product MKDKSMDFAFRYGAIIVIIGVIAFFGIKLPYFFTYSNLTDILGSISIVTFVAIGVTLSLIVDGFDLSVGATVSLTTVVTASLMIWYQQPLAVVIIVPLVIGAVIGLLNALLIVKLRIPDLLATLATMYIIGGIHKTYAQGYTIYNHMQFPDGSKAAGEMDPTFLLIGQGKWLGMPISVILLLIAVIGVHIFLTYTKYGRQMYVTGGNEEAARLSGIKVKKVRTLAYVAAGVFAAIGGIIYASKVGSGQIDAGSPLLMESVAAVFVGFSVFGAGKPNVIGTFIGSVLIGVLVNGLTMMNVQYFTHDIVKGGVLVLALAVTFYVLNRNRT from the coding sequence ATGAAGGACAAATCAATGGATTTTGCGTTCCGTTACGGGGCGATTATCGTTATCATCGGAGTTATTGCTTTTTTTGGCATCAAATTGCCTTACTTTTTTACCTACAGCAATCTGACTGACATTTTGGGGTCGATATCCATCGTGACCTTTGTTGCTATCGGTGTGACGTTATCTCTCATTGTGGATGGATTTGATCTCTCGGTAGGAGCTACCGTCTCACTGACGACCGTTGTAACTGCCTCATTAATGATCTGGTATCAGCAACCACTCGCTGTTGTCATCATTGTTCCGCTGGTAATTGGGGCAGTTATTGGTCTGCTGAATGCCTTGTTGATTGTAAAACTGCGGATTCCCGATCTGCTGGCCACGCTGGCGACCATGTACATTATCGGAGGTATTCACAAAACGTACGCACAAGGCTATACCATTTATAATCATATGCAATTTCCAGATGGCAGCAAGGCAGCCGGAGAGATGGACCCTACGTTCTTGCTGATTGGTCAGGGGAAATGGCTCGGCATGCCCATATCGGTTATCCTTCTTCTCATTGCAGTCATCGGTGTTCATATCTTTTTGACGTATACGAAATACGGACGCCAGATGTACGTTACAGGCGGCAATGAAGAGGCTGCGCGCTTGTCCGGAATCAAGGTGAAAAAAGTGCGGACGCTTGCCTATGTGGCAGCTGGTGTGTTTGCTGCAATAGGCGGGATTATCTATGCCTCCAAGGTCGGATCGGGACAGATTGATGCAGGATCTCCGTTGTTAATGGAATCGGTAGCAGCTGTGTTTGTAGGGTTCTCTGTCTTTGGTGCGGGGAAACCAAATGTTATCGGAACCTTCATTGGGTCGGTCCTGATTGGTGTACTGGTGAACGGTTTAACCATGATGAATGTCCAGTATTTTACTCATGACATTGTAAAAGGTGGCGTCCTCGTTCTTGCTCTGGCGGTGACATTTTACGTGCTAAACCGCAACCGCACTTGA
- a CDS encoding HU family DNA-binding protein yields MNKSDLITHVSEATELSKKDVTKAVDAVFEAISEALQSGDKVQLVGFGNFEVRERSARKGRNPQTGEEIEIPASKIPAFKPGKALKDGIK; encoded by the coding sequence ATGAACAAATCAGACTTGATTACACACGTGTCTGAAGCGACTGAATTGTCCAAAAAGGATGTAACGAAAGCGGTTGATGCCGTATTCGAAGCAATCTCTGAGGCTCTTCAAAGCGGAGACAAAGTACAATTGGTTGGTTTTGGGAACTTCGAAGTTCGCGAGCGTTCTGCACGCAAAGGACGTAACCCGCAAACAGGTGAAGAAATCGAAATTCCTGCGAGCAAAATTCCTGCATTCAAACCAGGTAAAGCGCTCAAAGACGGAATTAAATAA
- the mtrB gene encoding trp RNA-binding attenuation protein MtrB, producing the protein MDHPTGSDYIVIKAEENGVQVIGLTRGQDTRFHHTEKLDKGEVMIAQFTNHTSAIKIRGKATMITKHGQIESE; encoded by the coding sequence ATGGACCATCCAACCGGCAGTGATTACATTGTCATTAAAGCAGAGGAAAATGGAGTTCAAGTCATCGGTTTGACGCGAGGTCAGGACACGCGTTTTCATCATACCGAGAAGTTGGACAAGGGTGAAGTCATGATTGCCCAGTTTACCAATCATACCTCCGCGATCAAAATCCGCGGTAAGGCTACAATGATCACGAAGCATGGCCAGATTGAATCGGAATAA